Part of the Nostoc sp. ATCC 53789 genome, TATGTGGTTTCAAGCTGAAGATACAACCGAGCTAGAAATCCTAACTACGTCTGAGATTGAGGATGCCAATACTCTGTTGAGGGGGATTTTCCAAATTCAAGTCTACTTTCTTCAGAGCCTTTTTCTTCTGGAACAGGAGGAAAAAGCGGTAGAATTAAACCGATTTCAAGAACGGCAACACCTCAACGATCATGTAATGAAGGAGACGCTGGGCGAGTTAGCCTCGTTGCTGCAATCTCCGCAAATTGCCGCTTCTGCTCAAATTGAAGCCAATGATTTTGACCAAGCTTTGCTCATCGCTGCGGGTGCTGTGGGGCGGACTTTGGGTGTAACGATTCGACCACCAGCCAAGTCTGAAGACCTGAAACGAGTTCAAGATCCGCTACAAGCGATCGCTCGTGCTTCGCGTTTACGAACCAGAACGATCGCTTTGCAGGGTCAATGGTGGAAGAAGGATTGCGGTGCGATGCTGGCTTACACGCTAGAAGATAACAATCCTGTGGCGCTGTTACCTGTATCTGATACGCGCTATGAAATTTTTGATCCAATTAAGCGATCGCGCACTCCGGTTAATGCTAAAAGTGCAATTAAACTGGCACTTACCGGCTATACCTTCTATCGCCCATTACCTGATAAAGTTCTCACCACCATCGACTTACTGAAATTTGCTCTCCAAGGACACTACAAGGAATTGTTGATTGTCTTGGCTGCGGGTATGGCGACAAGTTTATTAGGAATGATCGTCCCCCAAGCTATGGCCATTTTGATTGACAGTGCCATTCCTGATGCCAATCGCGGTTTATTAGTGCAAATTGCCTTAGCGCTGCTAGCAACTGCATTTGGTAGTACCTTGTTTCAACTTGCCCAAGGCTTTGCAATCATGCGCGTGGAAACCTTTGCCGATGCTTCCACCCAAGCAGCAGTCTGGGATCGGTTGTTGAATCTAAAAGCATCATTCTTCCGTCAGTACTCAACTGGAGACTTGAACTCACGGGTGAGCGCTATTAGCCAAATCCGCCAAAAGCTCAGTAGCACGGTTCTCAGAAGTATTTTCACCAGTTTGTTCGCGTTTCTGAATTTAGGATTGCTTTTTTACTACAATGGTTCGCTAGCGTTAATTGCCACTCTTGTTGCTTTTGTCAACATTACTATTACTCTGGTTTCAGGAATTTACACTCTGCGGAAGGTTCGTCCCTTACTAGAGTTACAAGGGCAACTCTCAGGGGTGATGGTGCAGTTAATTAACGGCGTTAGCAAATTGCGAGTTGCAGGCGCAGAAGCCCGCGCCTTTGCTTTTTGGGGAAAACAGTACAGTCAGCAAATCAAATGGATGCTGAGTACCCAAGGCATTGAAGATGCTCTGGCTGTGATTAATAAAATCTTGCCTGTATTGACTACAGCAATCCTTTTCTGGTTCGCCAGCAGTTTACTTCAGCAAGCCAATTCCCCAGAAGGTGGTTTATCTACAGGTGTATTTTTAGCATTTAACGCGGCATTTGGTACATTTATCGGTGGAGCTACCAGTCTCAGCAGCACAATTATAGATGTTTTGCAAGTGGTTCCTTTGTGGGAACGAGCGCAGCCGATTCTGGAATCCAAACCGGAAGTTGACTCGGAAAAAACTGATCCAGGTCGGCTTTCTGGACGATTGGTTGTGGATCATGTGATTTTCCGGTATCGAGATGACGGGCCTTTGACATTGGATGATGTTAGCATTCATGCCGAACCTGGGGAATTTATCGCTTTTGTCGGAGCTTCGGGGAGTGGAAAATCAACGCTGTTCCGATTATTACTGGGGTTTGATGTCCCGGAATCTGGCACGATTTATTACGACGGACAAGATTTAACCGGGTTAGATATTCATGCAGTGCGTCGGCAACTAGGAGTTGTGATGCAAAATAGCCGATTGACATCTGCATCGATCTTTGAGAATATCGCCAGTGGAGCGATGATCTCGATGGATGAAGCTTGGGAAGCCGCGCGGATGGCTGGCTTTGCTGAAGATGTCGAATCGATGCCAATGGGAATGCACACGGTAATTAGTGAAGGAGGAACTAATATTTCTGGAGGGCAAAGGCAGCGATTATTGATTGCGCGATCGCTAGTATTAAAACCCAAAATCTTGTTATTTGATGAAGCCACCAGTGCCTTAGATAATCGCACTCAAGCTATTGTCAGTCAAAGTTTAGAGCGTTTGAAGGTGACACGAATTGCGATCGCTCACCGTCTGAGTACCATTCGCAACGCTGATCGCATCTATGTATTCGAGAATGGTCGTGTAGTCCAAGAAGGCAATTTTGATCAACTCGCCAATCAACCAGGATTGTTTGCCCAACTGATGGCGCGACAAAAGCTTTAAAATCACAAATGAAGGAGATATCTACTATGTCACCTACTTTTTGTAAAATTATTCAGATAAATTGCAGCCTCGTTGTTTCGCTACTGATGTTGAATGGGTGGGGTGTTTCTGTAAAAACTGCGATCGCAGGAACTATGGAGCCTGCCCAACGCATAGCGGATGTCGCTGCGATCCCTGATAGTATAAAAGTCCCAAATGGTGAGCAACTTCTTTTAAAAGCATCTGCCAAAGGTTCGCAAATCTATATCTGCAAACCAAAATCAGAATCCCCTGAGCAGTATGAGTGGACGCTTAAGGCTCCCGATGCCGTGTTACTGAATGAGCAAGGGCAAGATTTGGGCAAGCATTATGCAGGCCCAACCTGGGAAGCCAAAGACGGTAGCAAAATCGTGGGTAAGTTGAAATCTAAGGTAAATGCACCCCAAGATGATGCAATTCCCTGGCTATTATTAGAAGCGCAATCTCATGAAGGAAATGGTATCTTCCGCAAAGTAAATTGGATTCAACGGATCAATACAGTTGGTGGAAAAGCCCCTGTTCAAGGGTGTGATAAATCATCTGAAAACAGAGAAATTAGCGTAAATTACACGGCTGATTATCTATTTTATAAGATTAAATAATAAATATTAACAAAAAAGGGGGAAAATACCCTTATTGAGATGTTTTATATAAGAATTTAAGACTAGCCTTTTCAAGGTGACTTGTAAAATCTCTTTTTTTCTCTCTGCGCTACGCCAGTTGCTACAAGTCGGGGAACCCGCCCAACGCACTGGCTTCTCTGTGCCTCTGCGGTTTAAAAATAATTTATTTAACCACAGAGACGCAGAGAACGCAGAGTCAAGAGATTGAAGAGGAATTTTGTGACCAAAATTTTTACCCACTTTGAAAGGGCTATTCCTAGAATTGTTTTATCGCCCTCTGGTTTATTCTGGTAGTTTCCCGGATAGTTTCTTTTCTTGATTGAGAACAGAATTTGCATAGATTGCCAGTTGCGATCGATTTTTGAGATTGAGACGGTTTAAAATACTCGTCACATGAGTTTTTACCGTTCCTTCGGTAATATAAAGTTGTTGGGCAATTTCGCGGTTCGTTGCACCAACACCAATCAAACATAAAACCTCTTGTTCTCGTGCGGTAATTTCCGATGGCTTTGATGAAGCGGAATTTTGGTTAGCTGAAGCTGCTTCCGTAACTAATAATTTATCAAATAACCCCGGCCCAAATTGAGTATAGCCAGAATGCCCAAAGCGAATTGCATCTGCTAGCTCACTTGAAGGCATATCTTTAAGCAAATATCCTTTTGCACCTGCACGCATTGCCCCTGTTAGATAAGAATCATCATCAAATGTACTCAAGACGAGAACTTTGATATTAGGAAAGCTTTGCATAATCAGTTTTGTTGCAGTTCGTCCATCCATTTCGGGCATCCGAATATCCATTAGCACCACATCGGGCTGAAGTTCTGCAACAAGCTCTAGAGCAACTTTACCATTCTCAGCATCACCGACCACTTCCAAATCAGGTTCCTGTTCTAGCATTGCTTTGAGTCCCTGACGAATGAGGCTCTGATCGTCAACGATTAACAGGCGAATAGGAGAGGATTTATCATTTTTCATGGTAATTATCTCTTTCTAGTTTTGATGAACGATCATAGATATCTCCAAAAATTAATGAAGGATTACCTGAAACCCTTGTAGAAAGGTTACAACATTTAACAATTGGGCATTGGGAAGAGGACTTGGGGACAAGGAGAATTGGGGACAAGGGGAAAGACTTGTTTCAAGTTCTCACCTCTTGTTCTCTTGTCCCCTTGTCCCCTCTGACAGGTGTAGGTTTTTTACAATTAGGAGGAATTAAAGAAAAAGAAATCGTCAACAGGAGTATAAGGAAAAGAACTCC contains:
- a CDS encoding response regulator transcription factor, yielding MKNDKSSPIRLLIVDDQSLIRQGLKAMLEQEPDLEVVGDAENGKVALELVAELQPDVVLMDIRMPEMDGRTATKLIMQSFPNIKVLVLSTFDDDSYLTGAMRAGAKGYLLKDMPSSELADAIRFGHSGYTQFGPGLFDKLLVTEAASANQNSASSKPSEITAREQEVLCLIGVGATNREIAQQLYITEGTVKTHVTSILNRLNLKNRSQLAIYANSVLNQEKKLSGKLPE
- a CDS encoding DUF3455 domain-containing protein translates to MSPTFCKIIQINCSLVVSLLMLNGWGVSVKTAIAGTMEPAQRIADVAAIPDSIKVPNGEQLLLKASAKGSQIYICKPKSESPEQYEWTLKAPDAVLLNEQGQDLGKHYAGPTWEAKDGSKIVGKLKSKVNAPQDDAIPWLLLEAQSHEGNGIFRKVNWIQRINTVGGKAPVQGCDKSSENREISVNYTADYLFYKIK
- a CDS encoding NHLP bacteriocin export ABC transporter permease/ATPase subunit, which gives rise to MLDQIRSATLPGEYYHFKGNEPIILNDPKTIWIVKSGSLAVFAIPVKDGIAEGSRRYLFTTRTRQAMFGIISDSQPIPYQLLAVSIEETELMKVSRKDFREFISDRNGEAVTLIEGWIEQLGLALSSITPPGLPFQEEGVRYFSLSNGQIFQPQRELVSWVQIQRGYAVWMGFEQLLVMPQSGLVPLSADMWFQAEDTTELEILTTSEIEDANTLLRGIFQIQVYFLQSLFLLEQEEKAVELNRFQERQHLNDHVMKETLGELASLLQSPQIAASAQIEANDFDQALLIAAGAVGRTLGVTIRPPAKSEDLKRVQDPLQAIARASRLRTRTIALQGQWWKKDCGAMLAYTLEDNNPVALLPVSDTRYEIFDPIKRSRTPVNAKSAIKLALTGYTFYRPLPDKVLTTIDLLKFALQGHYKELLIVLAAGMATSLLGMIVPQAMAILIDSAIPDANRGLLVQIALALLATAFGSTLFQLAQGFAIMRVETFADASTQAAVWDRLLNLKASFFRQYSTGDLNSRVSAISQIRQKLSSTVLRSIFTSLFAFLNLGLLFYYNGSLALIATLVAFVNITITLVSGIYTLRKVRPLLELQGQLSGVMVQLINGVSKLRVAGAEARAFAFWGKQYSQQIKWMLSTQGIEDALAVINKILPVLTTAILFWFASSLLQQANSPEGGLSTGVFLAFNAAFGTFIGGATSLSSTIIDVLQVVPLWERAQPILESKPEVDSEKTDPGRLSGRLVVDHVIFRYRDDGPLTLDDVSIHAEPGEFIAFVGASGSGKSTLFRLLLGFDVPESGTIYYDGQDLTGLDIHAVRRQLGVVMQNSRLTSASIFENIASGAMISMDEAWEAARMAGFAEDVESMPMGMHTVISEGGTNISGGQRQRLLIARSLVLKPKILLFDEATSALDNRTQAIVSQSLERLKVTRIAIAHRLSTIRNADRIYVFENGRVVQEGNFDQLANQPGLFAQLMARQKL